The nucleotide sequence GTTACAACGGCGAAGATACAGTGGTGCATCGCGACAATCTGATGCTGTTGGAATTGGAATCGTTAGCTGGATGAGGGGTCAGGTATGGCGCGATCGCTGATTGTTGACTGCGATCCGGGGGTGGACGACGCGATCGCCATTTTGCTGACTTTGGCTTCCCCAGAGGAACTGCACCTGCTCGGCATCACCACAGTGGCGGGCAATGTTCCCCTAGCACTCACCCAAACCAACGCCCGCAAAATCTGCGAATTAGCCGGACGCCCCGATATCCCCGTCTTTGCAGGCTGTCCGCGACCGCTGCTGAGACCCCTAGAAACGGCCAGAGAGGTTCACGGCAGAACAGGTCTGGATGGGGCCGCACTGCCAGCCCCCACGATGCCCTTGCAATCGCAACATGCGGTGGCTTTTCTGATTGAGGCGATCTCCAATTCTCCCGAACCCATAACGATTGCCGCTGTCGGCCCGCTCACCAATCTAGCCGTCGCCTTCATTCAAGCTCCCCAGATTGTCGAGAATATTGCCGAGATTGCCATCATGGGCGGCGCCATTTCCCAGGGTAACGTCACCCCTTCGGCAGAATTCAATTTCTATGTCGATCCCCATGCTGCCGATGTCGTGCTGAAGTCGGGGGCAAAA is from Synechococcus sp. PCC 7336 and encodes:
- a CDS encoding nucleoside hydrolase, whose translation is MARSLIVDCDPGVDDAIAILLTLASPEELHLLGITTVAGNVPLALTQTNARKICELAGRPDIPVFAGCPRPLLRPLETAREVHGRTGLDGAALPAPTMPLQSQHAVAFLIEAISNSPEPITIAAVGPLTNLAVAFIQAPQIVENIAEIAIMGGAISQGNVTPSAEFNFYVDPHAADVVLKSGAKIALFTLDLTHQLVTAPARLQAIRAIDSPAAIAAADMLEFYGRFSMKRYGTAGGFLHDPCPIAYLIQPQLFEGRSLSVELETLSDITRGRAIVDLWGVTGRDANAVVMERADADGIYGLLCDRLRRL